In one window of Prevotella sp. E13-17 DNA:
- a CDS encoding GDSL-type esterase/lipase family protein, protein MTRKLLSTMTVLMLGLTASAQGFDNLPDPIEDVNKVVDNTPDSIAKALMSRPAPGSSRKGNHPVLYLIGNSTMRNGTKGNGSNGQWGWGYFANKYFDESKITVENQALGGMSTRTFYTDLWPAVRDALKPGDWVIVSIGHNDNGEFFDQKRARAVIPGVDPDTLYVGFNQRTQKTDTVYSYGAYLHRYISEIRAKGANPILMSLTPRDAYDDKGKIVRKPHSMWAAYMAAVEGVPYVDLNERSGQKLDSYSHWKEQYHFLGDKIHTSKFGAEMNARSAAEGLWESQNPQLKPLQAMMKNVEPEVYRVDRSSGKPAVFFTGDSTVKNADKEEDGMWGWAAQASTVFDESKITLVNAARAGRSTRSFIREGLWDKVYNSLQPGDFVTIQFGHNDICPITDAKARGVIPGTKDTLHVYHLDNDTYEVVYSFGWYLKKMIDDVREKGATPILVSLTPRNEWPGGKVERRDDSYGRWYREVVAETGVEFVDMHNISADFLDKKFAVKKLPADKAKAQAKMAQIKEKAGAKYFKKDHTHASKLGAQMNAQSMAKGLRANASELAKYLKKK, encoded by the coding sequence ATGACAAGGAAACTACTTTCTACAATGACGGTCTTGATGCTGGGTCTCACGGCTTCGGCTCAAGGTTTCGACAATCTGCCCGACCCTATCGAAGACGTTAACAAGGTGGTGGACAACACCCCCGACTCTATTGCCAAGGCTCTCATGTCGCGCCCAGCGCCCGGAAGCAGCCGCAAAGGCAATCACCCCGTGCTGTATCTCATCGGCAATTCTACGATGCGCAACGGCACAAAAGGCAATGGTTCTAACGGACAATGGGGCTGGGGCTATTTTGCCAACAAATACTTTGACGAATCAAAGATCACGGTAGAGAACCAGGCTTTGGGCGGCATGTCAACACGTACGTTCTATACAGACCTGTGGCCCGCCGTCCGCGATGCGCTGAAACCAGGCGACTGGGTCATCGTATCGATTGGTCACAACGACAATGGCGAGTTCTTTGACCAAAAGCGCGCACGCGCTGTGATACCCGGTGTTGACCCCGACACGCTCTATGTCGGTTTCAATCAGCGCACACAAAAAACGGATACGGTTTATTCCTACGGTGCCTATCTGCATCGCTACATCTCGGAAATCAGAGCTAAAGGTGCCAACCCTATCCTGATGTCGCTGACACCGCGCGACGCTTACGATGACAAAGGCAAAATCGTTCGTAAGCCACACTCCATGTGGGCTGCCTACATGGCTGCGGTTGAAGGTGTGCCATACGTTGACTTGAACGAGCGAAGCGGCCAAAAACTGGACAGCTATAGTCACTGGAAAGAACAGTATCACTTCTTGGGCGACAAGATACACACGTCTAAATTTGGTGCCGAGATGAACGCACGCTCGGCAGCCGAGGGACTTTGGGAGAGCCAGAACCCACAATTAAAGCCACTGCAAGCCATGATGAAGAACGTAGAACCCGAGGTCTATCGTGTGGATCGCAGCAGCGGCAAGCCCGCAGTCTTCTTCACAGGCGACTCGACCGTGAAGAATGCCGACAAGGAAGAAGACGGCATGTGGGGATGGGCAGCGCAGGCAAGCACCGTGTTTGACGAGTCAAAGATCACCCTTGTCAACGCTGCACGTGCCGGTCGATCCACCCGTTCGTTCATACGCGAAGGACTGTGGGACAAGGTTTACAACTCGCTGCAGCCCGGTGACTTTGTGACCATCCAGTTTGGTCACAACGACATCTGCCCCATCACCGATGCCAAAGCACGCGGTGTGATACCCGGCACCAAAGATACACTGCACGTCTATCATCTGGACAACGATACCTATGAGGTGGTTTATTCGTTTGGCTGGTATCTGAAAAAGATGATCGACGACGTACGCGAAAAGGGCGCCACCCCCATCCTCGTATCGCTGACGCCACGCAATGAGTGGCCAGGCGGAAAGGTGGAGCGCCGCGATGACTCCTATGGCAGGTGGTATCGCGAGGTGGTAGCAGAGACAGGCGTAGAGTTTGTAGATATGCATAACATCTCGGCCGACTTCCTCGACAAGAAGTTCGCCGTGAAGAAGTTGCCTGCCGACAAAGCTAAAGCTCAGGCCAAGATGGCTCAGATCAAAGAGAAGGCTGGCGCCAAATACTTCAAGAAGGATCACACACATGCCTCGAAACTAGGTGCACAGATGAACGCCCAGTCGATGGCCAAGGGACTTCGCGCCAACGCTTCGGAGTTGGCCAAATATCTAAAGAAAAAGTAA
- a CDS encoding amidohydrolase family protein — MKKVYKAHILFTKEKDHFEVFENGYIAVEDGIVKGVASNLSELDAADAEIVDFGNRLLIPAMNDMHVHAPQVHNQGVAMDLELLPWLQNYTFPEEAKYADVAYAERMYRRFLHTQWLFGTMRSVVFGTVHTDSTRCLMRLYQEAGMGAMVGKVAMNRNCPDNLSEDVDAYIKGTEQLIREFSHLSSLVRPIITPRFVPSCTPELLRACGKLAEKYQLPVQSHLSENTSEIEWVQELEPDSESYGDAYNRYGLFGQTPTIMAHCVWTHGKELELMKRNKVMVAHCPTSNFNLSSGLAPIRSLLDEGLRIGLGSDISGGHDLNMFRMLVYAIQVSKMHYQQDHSKAFLTLPEVFWIATKSAGSFFGKVGSFEPGYEFDALVIDDGVLYPDEYSLQHRLERFIYVGDDRQILHRFCRGQEITEPKVF; from the coding sequence ATGAAAAAAGTATATAAGGCACATATTCTCTTTACGAAGGAAAAAGATCACTTCGAGGTCTTTGAAAACGGATATATTGCTGTCGAAGACGGCATTGTGAAAGGTGTGGCTTCCAACCTGTCGGAATTGGATGCTGCTGATGCTGAAATCGTGGACTTTGGTAATCGCTTGCTGATACCAGCCATGAACGACATGCATGTCCATGCACCGCAAGTTCACAATCAAGGCGTTGCAATGGACTTGGAACTGTTGCCGTGGTTGCAGAACTATACCTTCCCCGAAGAGGCAAAATATGCTGATGTGGCGTATGCCGAACGTATGTATCGACGCTTCCTCCACACCCAGTGGCTTTTCGGTACCATGCGCAGTGTGGTCTTTGGAACCGTTCATACCGATAGTACTCGCTGCCTGATGCGACTCTATCAAGAGGCTGGCATGGGCGCTATGGTCGGTAAGGTGGCAATGAACCGCAACTGTCCCGACAATCTCTCTGAGGATGTCGATGCCTATATCAAAGGCACTGAGCAGCTCATCAGGGAATTCTCTCACCTCTCATCCCTTGTCCGCCCCATCATCACACCACGCTTTGTGCCCTCATGTACGCCCGAGTTGCTTCGCGCTTGTGGCAAACTGGCCGAGAAGTATCAGCTGCCTGTGCAGTCGCATCTGTCCGAGAATACTTCTGAGATAGAGTGGGTGCAGGAACTGGAACCCGATAGTGAGAGCTATGGTGATGCCTACAACCGCTATGGTCTCTTCGGACAGACGCCTACCATCATGGCACATTGTGTGTGGACGCATGGCAAAGAGTTGGAACTGATGAAGCGGAATAAGGTGATGGTGGCCCACTGTCCAACGTCCAATTTCAACCTTTCTTCAGGACTGGCCCCTATTCGTTCGTTGCTCGACGAGGGACTTCGCATTGGCTTGGGTAGCGATATTAGTGGCGGACACGATCTCAACATGTTCCGCATGTTGGTCTATGCCATCCAGGTCAGCAAGATGCACTACCAACAGGATCACAGCAAGGCTTTCCTCACACTGCCCGAAGTGTTCTGGATAGCCACCAAGTCGGCAGGCTCATTCTTTGGCAAAGTGGGTAGTTTTGAACCAGGCTATGAGTTCGATGCCCTGGTCATCGACGATGGTGTGTTGTATCCAGACGAATATTCGCTACAGCATCGCCTCGAGCGTTTCATCTATGTTGGCGACGATCGTCAAATCCTACATCGCTTCTGTCGCGGTCAAGAGATTACTGAGCCAAAGGTGTTTTAG
- a CDS encoding acyl-CoA dehydrogenase family protein, which produces MANYYSDHPEIGFYLNHPLMARIVELKEKGFADAKEYDYAPVDLGDAIENYKQILDITGDVAANIIEPNSESVDLEGPHLENGRMIYASKTYENLDATRKAGLWGVSMPRRYGGLNLPNAVFSMLSEMISAADAGFQNIWSLQSCIDTLYEFGSEEQRQKYIPRVCAGEGMSMDLTEPDAGSDLQRVMLKATFDEKENCWRLNGVKRFITNGDSDIHLVLARSEEGTKDGRGLSMFIYDKRQGGVDVRHIEHKLGIHGSPTCELTYKNAKAELCGSTRLGLIKYVMALMNGARLGIAAQSVGVEQEAYNEGLAYAKERQQFGDKIINFPAVYDMLSRMKAKLDAGRALLYETAAYVDIYKCLEDIERDRKLTPEEKQELKKYQRLADAFTPLAKGMNSEYANQNAYDAISIHGGSGFIMEYKSQRLFRDARIFSIYEGTTQLQVVAAIRYITNGTMLNNIKEMLAGLEVSDSLKNLKARVEKLVPVYEEALNTVKALDNQDAHDFLARRLYDMTAEIVMSLLILRDATKAPELFEKSANVYVRMTEEDVCGKAAYIKNFQVEDLDNFRAVEKEAE; this is translated from the coding sequence ATGGCAAACTATTATAGCGATCATCCTGAGATCGGGTTCTACTTGAACCACCCCCTGATGGCTCGTATCGTTGAGCTGAAAGAAAAGGGTTTCGCTGATGCGAAAGAATATGACTATGCCCCCGTTGACCTGGGCGATGCCATCGAGAACTACAAGCAGATTCTCGACATCACCGGCGACGTGGCTGCAAACATCATTGAGCCTAACTCTGAGAGCGTTGACCTGGAAGGTCCGCACCTCGAGAACGGTCGTATGATCTATGCCTCTAAGACTTATGAGAACCTCGACGCCACCCGCAAGGCCGGTCTGTGGGGTGTAAGCATGCCTCGCCGTTACGGCGGTCTGAACCTGCCTAATGCTGTGTTCTCTATGCTCTCTGAGATGATTTCGGCTGCTGATGCTGGTTTCCAGAACATCTGGAGCTTGCAGAGCTGTATCGACACTCTGTATGAGTTCGGCAGCGAGGAGCAGCGCCAGAAGTATATCCCCCGCGTTTGCGCTGGTGAGGGTATGAGTATGGACCTGACTGAGCCTGATGCTGGTTCTGACCTGCAGCGCGTGATGCTGAAGGCGACCTTCGACGAGAAGGAGAACTGCTGGCGACTGAACGGTGTGAAGCGTTTCATCACCAATGGTGATAGCGACATCCACCTCGTGCTGGCTCGTTCTGAGGAAGGCACCAAGGACGGACGTGGTCTGTCAATGTTCATCTACGACAAGCGCCAAGGCGGTGTTGACGTTCGTCACATCGAGCACAAGCTGGGTATCCACGGTTCACCTACCTGTGAGCTGACTTATAAGAACGCTAAGGCAGAGCTTTGCGGTAGCACTCGTCTCGGTCTGATCAAGTATGTGATGGCTCTGATGAACGGTGCCCGTCTGGGTATCGCCGCACAGAGCGTAGGTGTAGAGCAGGAGGCTTACAACGAGGGACTGGCTTACGCCAAGGAGCGTCAGCAGTTTGGTGACAAGATTATCAACTTCCCCGCTGTCTATGACATGCTCTCTCGCATGAAGGCCAAGCTCGATGCCGGTCGTGCATTGCTCTATGAGACAGCCGCTTATGTAGATATCTACAAGTGTCTTGAGGATATCGAGCGCGACCGCAAACTTACGCCCGAGGAGAAGCAGGAGTTGAAGAAATATCAGCGTTTGGCTGACGCTTTCACGCCACTGGCCAAGGGTATGAACTCTGAGTATGCCAACCAGAACGCATATGATGCCATCAGCATCCACGGTGGTTCTGGTTTCATCATGGAATACAAGAGCCAGCGCTTGTTCCGCGATGCACGCATCTTCTCTATCTACGAGGGTACCACTCAGTTGCAGGTTGTAGCTGCTATCCGTTACATCACTAACGGCACCATGCTGAACAACATCAAGGAGATGCTGGCAGGTCTTGAGGTGAGCGACAGTCTGAAGAACCTGAAGGCTCGCGTAGAAAAGCTCGTTCCTGTTTACGAGGAGGCTCTGAACACTGTGAAAGCTCTCGACAATCAGGATGCTCACGACTTCTTGGCTCGCCGTCTGTACGACATGACTGCCGAGATCGTGATGAGTCTGCTCATCCTCCGCGATGCCACCAAGGCACCAGAGCTTTTCGAGAAGAGTGCCAACGTATATGTTCGCATGACCGAGGAAGATGTTTGCGGTAAGGCTGCATACATCAAGAACTTCCAGGTAGAAGACCTCGACAATTTCCGTGCTGTAGAGAAAGAGGCCGAGTAA
- a CDS encoding endonuclease domain-containing protein, with amino-acid sequence MGYHYETAAPDRYELLKDFAKKNRGEMTESERVLWEALRKLNCGYHFRRQHPIGDYIADFICIKKMLVIEVDGGYHNEPRQLQDDLNRTEFLESKGFTVIRFKNEEIGNDLKTVIIRIKELLFNE; translated from the coding sequence ATGGGCTATCACTATGAAACTGCGGCTCCTGATAGGTATGAACTGCTGAAAGATTTCGCAAAGAAGAATCGCGGGGAAATGACTGAAAGCGAGCGAGTATTGTGGGAAGCACTAAGGAAACTTAACTGTGGCTATCACTTCAGAAGGCAACACCCTATAGGTGATTACATTGCAGATTTCATATGCATCAAGAAGATGTTAGTGATTGAAGTTGATGGTGGTTACCACAACGAGCCGAGACAGCTGCAGGACGACCTGAACCGCACAGAATTCTTGGAGAGTAAAGGATTTACTGTTATCCGTTTCAAAAACGAAGAAATAGGCAACGACCTGAAAACGGTCATTATAAGAATTAAAGAATTATTGTTTAACGAATAA
- a CDS encoding electron transfer flavoprotein subunit alpha/FixB family protein — protein MNNVFVYCEIEGTQVQEVSQELLTKGRKLANELNVELHAIVAGTGIKGKVEDQILPYGVDKLFVFDAKDLFPYTSAPHTDILVNLFKEEQPQICLMGATVIGRDLGPRVSSSLTSGLTADCTELEIGPFEDKKNNKVYENLLYQIRPAFGGNIVATIVNPDHRPQMATVRSGVMQKALYEGKAKGEVVYPEVSKYVSPEAFVVKVLDHHVEAAKHNLKGAPIVVAGGYGVGSKENFDMLFELAKVLHGEVGGSRAAVDAGWLDHDRQIGQTGVTVHPKVYIACGISGQIQHIAGMQDSGIIISVNSDPDAPINRIADYVINGTVEEVVPKLIKYYKQNSK, from the coding sequence ATGAACAACGTATTTGTATATTGCGAAATAGAAGGTACTCAGGTACAGGAAGTATCTCAGGAGCTGCTGACCAAGGGTCGCAAACTCGCCAATGAACTGAACGTAGAGCTCCATGCCATTGTTGCCGGTACAGGCATCAAGGGTAAGGTTGAGGATCAGATTCTGCCTTACGGTGTTGACAAGCTGTTTGTTTTCGACGCTAAGGACCTGTTCCCTTACACCTCTGCACCCCACACCGATATCCTCGTGAACCTCTTCAAGGAGGAGCAACCACAGATCTGTCTGATGGGTGCTACCGTTATCGGTCGCGACCTCGGTCCACGTGTATCGTCTTCACTGACCTCTGGTCTGACTGCCGACTGCACCGAACTGGAGATTGGTCCTTTTGAGGATAAGAAGAATAATAAGGTATATGAGAATCTGCTTTATCAGATTCGTCCTGCTTTCGGTGGTAACATCGTGGCTACCATCGTGAACCCCGACCACCGTCCTCAGATGGCTACGGTGCGCTCAGGCGTCATGCAGAAAGCTCTCTACGAGGGTAAGGCTAAGGGGGAGGTTGTTTACCCAGAGGTAAGCAAGTATGTGAGCCCCGAGGCTTTCGTAGTGAAAGTGCTTGACCACCACGTGGAGGCTGCCAAGCACAACCTGAAGGGTGCTCCTATCGTTGTTGCCGGTGGTTATGGCGTAGGCTCTAAGGAGAACTTCGACATGCTGTTCGAGCTGGCCAAGGTGCTTCATGGTGAAGTAGGTGGTAGCCGTGCTGCTGTTGATGCCGGCTGGTTGGACCACGACCGTCAGATTGGTCAAACGGGTGTGACCGTTCACCCCAAAGTGTATATCGCCTGCGGTATCTCTGGACAGATTCAGCACATCGCTGGTATGCAGGATTCTGGTATCATCATCTCTGTGAACAGCGACCCCGATGCACCTATCAACCGCATCGCCGACTACGTCATCAACGGCACCGTCGAAGAGGTTGTACCCAAACTTATTAAGTATTATAAGCAGAACAGTAAGTAA
- a CDS encoding electron transfer flavoprotein subunit beta/FixA family protein codes for MALKIVVLAKQVPDTRNVGKDAMTAEGTVNRAALPAIFNPEDLNALEQALRLKEQNPGSTVGILTMGPPRAGEIIRQGLYRGADTGWLLTDRLFAGADTLATSYALATAIKKIGDVDIVIGGRQAIDGDTAQVGPQVAQKLGLNQVTYAEEVLSVKDGKATIKRVIDGGVETVEAPLPVVITVNGSAAPCRPQNAKLVMKYKRATCPMERPAEGTPYDYLYEQRPELNLNQWSVADVDGDVNQCGLSGSPTKVKAIKNIVFQAKESKTLTASDADIEGMIKELLDEKIIG; via the coding sequence ATGGCTTTAAAGATTGTTGTACTGGCCAAACAAGTGCCAGACACCCGAAATGTGGGTAAGGATGCAATGACCGCAGAAGGCACCGTAAACCGTGCAGCCTTGCCCGCCATCTTCAATCCAGAAGATTTAAATGCCCTGGAGCAAGCTCTTCGTCTGAAAGAGCAGAATCCTGGCTCAACAGTAGGAATCCTCACCATGGGTCCTCCACGCGCTGGCGAGATTATCCGTCAGGGACTTTATCGCGGCGCTGACACCGGTTGGCTGTTGACCGACCGTCTGTTTGCTGGAGCTGACACCCTTGCTACATCATATGCACTGGCTACCGCTATTAAGAAGATTGGCGATGTTGACATTGTCATTGGTGGTCGCCAAGCTATCGACGGTGATACCGCTCAGGTAGGCCCTCAGGTGGCTCAGAAACTGGGTCTCAATCAGGTGACATACGCCGAGGAGGTTCTCTCTGTCAAGGATGGCAAGGCTACTATCAAGCGTGTCATCGACGGTGGTGTAGAGACCGTAGAGGCTCCACTGCCTGTAGTGATTACCGTGAATGGTAGTGCAGCTCCCTGTCGCCCACAGAACGCTAAACTGGTGATGAAATACAAGCGCGCTACCTGTCCTATGGAGCGCCCTGCCGAGGGTACACCATACGACTATCTGTATGAGCAGCGCCCCGAATTGAACCTCAACCAGTGGAGCGTAGCTGATGTGGATGGCGACGTGAACCAGTGTGGTCTGAGTGGTTCGCCCACCAAGGTGAAGGCCATCAAGAACATTGTGTTCCAGGCTAAGGAGTCGAAGACTTTGACGGCTTCTGATGCTGACATCGAGGGAATGATCAAAGAATTGTTGGACGAGAAAATCATTGGATAA
- a CDS encoding diaminopimelate dehydrogenase — translation MKKIRAAVVGYGNIGRYALEALEAAPDFEVAGIVRRNGAQDKPAELAKYEVVKDIKELKDVDVAILATPTRSCEEYAKQILPLGINTVDSFDIHTMIRDYRRNLMELNKKTGTVSVIAAGWDPGSDSIVRTLMQSLAPKGLSYTNFGPGMSMGHSVCVRSKAGVKNALSMTIPLGEGIHRRMVYVELEDGANLDEVTAAIKADPYFASDETHVFQVESVDDVRDMGHGVNLVRKGVSGKTQNQRLEFNMSINNPALTGQVLVNVARASMKQEPGCYTMIEIPVIDMLPGDREDLIAHLV, via the coding sequence ATGAAAAAAATCAGAGCAGCCGTAGTTGGTTACGGCAACATTGGTCGCTACGCCTTGGAGGCACTCGAAGCCGCCCCCGATTTTGAAGTAGCAGGTATCGTGCGCAGAAACGGTGCACAAGACAAGCCAGCCGAACTGGCAAAGTATGAAGTCGTCAAAGACATCAAAGAACTGAAAGACGTAGATGTAGCCATTCTGGCCACTCCTACCCGTTCGTGCGAAGAATATGCCAAACAGATATTGCCACTGGGCATCAACACAGTGGACTCATTTGACATACACACCATGATTCGCGACTATCGTCGCAACCTGATGGAGCTGAACAAGAAGACGGGCACCGTGAGCGTCATCGCTGCCGGATGGGACCCAGGTTCTGACTCTATCGTCCGCACACTGATGCAGAGCTTGGCTCCCAAGGGACTGAGCTATACGAACTTTGGCCCAGGCATGTCTATGGGTCACAGCGTGTGCGTGCGCTCAAAGGCTGGCGTCAAGAACGCTCTTTCAATGACCATTCCATTGGGTGAGGGCATTCATCGCCGCATGGTATATGTGGAGTTAGAAGATGGTGCCAATCTGGACGAGGTGACAGCCGCCATCAAGGCAGACCCCTACTTTGCCAGTGACGAGACCCACGTTTTCCAGGTAGAGAGTGTAGATGACGTCCGCGACATGGGTCACGGTGTGAACTTAGTGCGCAAAGGTGTGAGCGGAAAGACGCAGAACCAGCGTCTGGAGTTCAACATGAGCATCAACAACCCCGCACTGACCGGTCAGGTTCTGGTCAACGTGGCTCGTGCATCCATGAAACAGGAACCCGGTTGCTACACGATGATTGAGATTCCAGTCATCGATATGCTGCCCGGAGACCGCGAAGACCTGATTGCACATCTGGTTTAA
- the ruvA gene encoding Holliday junction branch migration protein RuvA translates to MIEYIKGELTDLTPALATIEAAGVGYGMNISLNTFSAIQGKKEVKLYVYEAIREDAYVLYGFATKKEREMFQLLITVSGVGANTARMMLSGMSVSELCSAISTGNAKLIQSIKGIGKMTAQRIIVDLRDKIVALGITSEIPAGGQIAAPVNNEVRDEAVSALTMLGFAPAPTQKVVVQILQEQPSLPVEQVVKLALKQIK, encoded by the coding sequence ATGATTGAGTATATAAAAGGAGAGTTGACCGACCTCACACCGGCTCTAGCCACCATTGAGGCAGCAGGCGTGGGCTACGGCATGAATATATCGCTAAACACATTTAGTGCCATCCAGGGAAAGAAAGAGGTAAAGCTCTATGTCTATGAAGCCATTCGCGAAGATGCCTATGTGCTTTACGGCTTTGCCACCAAGAAAGAGCGCGAGATGTTCCAGCTCCTCATCACCGTCAGTGGCGTTGGTGCCAACACCGCACGCATGATGCTCTCAGGCATGAGCGTTAGCGAGTTGTGCTCAGCCATCTCTACGGGCAATGCCAAGCTCATCCAGAGTATCAAGGGCATAGGCAAGATGACAGCCCAGCGCATCATCGTAGATTTGCGTGATAAGATTGTAGCTCTGGGTATCACCAGCGAGATTCCTGCTGGCGGACAGATTGCCGCTCCCGTCAACAATGAAGTTCGCGACGAGGCCGTCTCTGCGCTCACCATGCTTGGCTTCGCACCTGCTCCCACCCAGAAGGTGGTGGTTCAGATTCTGCAGGAACAGCCCTCACTACCCGTAGAGCAGGTCGTGAAGTTGGCATTAAAGCAGATTAAGTAA